A segment of the Deltaproteobacteria bacterium genome:
GATCTTTCTCCAGGTGTTGAATATTGAGGGTTTTGCAGAAGTCCGGCCAATAACGATCAGCCTGAATCATCGCCAGGCAGATCCATTTGCCATCGCCGCATTTGTAGTGATTCCACAGCGGGTTGGGCACTTTGGTTCGGTAGGCACGACGGAATTCTTTCCCCAAGGTCAGTCGGCTCGCCAAGTTGAGCCCTTGTAAGGCCATCATGCTACCAAGATGCGAACCATCGACTTCTTGACCGATGCCATAGCGCTCTCGCGCGAGCAGGGCAGTCATCACCCCATAGGCGAGCATGATCGCGCCCATTTGGTCGGCAATCCCACCAGTAATGCTGAGCGGGTCCATATCCGGTTCGCCTACCGCGTTCATAATGCCGGAACGCGCAAGCCCCATGTAATCGAACGACGGCTCGCCCGAGTCGGGACCATCGGGGCCATAGCCCGTGGCGCTGGCGTAGATGAGTTTGGGGTTGTATCGGGAGAGGGCTTGGTAATCGAGACCCAGCCGACCGGCGACTCCCTTACGAAAATTCTGCACAAACACGTCGGACTTTTCGGCGAGCTTGTAGACTATTTCTTTACCCTCGGTCCGCTTCAAGTCGAGGGTAATACTTTTCTTATGGCGATTATTGGTCTCGAAATAGTAGTTACGATTCCCCGCAGTGCCGGTCGCCGCCCCGCCAATGCTCATAATGCCGCGCCCTGGGTCGCCGCTCACGCGGTCTTCGATCTTAATCACCTCGGCACCGAGGTCGCCGAGCATCATGGTAGACACCGGACCCTGCTGCCAGATCGTCCAATCCAGTACGCGAATTCCTTCTAGAGGCTTTGGCATAGTTCCCTCCCTAAGATTGTTGTGTGTGGACGGGACTGTAGCACGAATGGGGAAAGGGGGTAAAGGAAAGGTGCGGCACAATGCGATCAGCTTGAACGGCTGCCAGCGGTGATAGGGAAGGACCGATCAGCTATACCCGGCTTGCCGCCCACAGCACGCCAACGATCGTCCCGAGAATGACCACTACGCCAACTATAGCGACAACATCATAGATCATGGTTCCTGTTTCTCGATCTGGACGAGAATCCGATGCCTCCTTCTCGCTAACGTCCATATCACTACACCAAGGCCGAGGCTAGCGGTAATTCCGGCTAGGGCAAAACCTAAATGAAGCGGATCGTGCGGACCGAGCAGCAATCCTAAGGTACCGCCGCCAATGGCCAAAAGCGCCACAAAAGCGAATCGCAGTAATTCCGTCAAAAACTTCAGACGCTCCGTGATCGCTTCTTTCTTCATAAAGTGCCCCCTTCCATACTTGCACGGAGGAGGAAAGCCAGTTAATCCCAACCAAGCCCTCGAATACAAAGATCCTTACCAATGCCAATGAAAATTTCTTCAGTCGATTTTGTCGGCGCCGCCGCCAAGATCGGCGCCTATCCGCAGCTTTCGCATCCAGAGATTGCTTTTGCCGGGCGCTCGAACGTCGGCAAATCGTCATTGATTAACTCTCTACTCAACCGCAAAATCGCCCGCACGAGTTCCACACCGGGGCGTACCCAGCAACTCAATTTTTTCGAGATCAATAAAAAGCTCACGTTCGTGGATCTGCCCGGCTTCGGTTATGCCAAAGTCTCGAAACAAGACCGCCAGCAGTGGCGGCACTTGATCGAAGATTATCTCATCACTTCGAAAAATTTACGCGGCGTCGTGATCATCGTCGATATCCGTCGCGGGCCGGAAGAAGAAGAGGCGGCGCTGTGCAACTTCCTAATGCATTACCGGCGCGCGTTTCTGATCGTGGCAACGAAATGCGACAAGCTCAAGCGTGGGCAAATCGAACAACAGCGCAAGATGATTTCCATGCGCTTGGGGAGTATCCCACCTTTTCTTTTTTCCGCAGAGACCGGCGCCGGCAAAGAAGAGTTATGGCAAGCGTTACTCGATCTGACAGCGCTGGACTCGCAGGCACCGTTCCCGGAGCGGCCTGATGCCTGAAGTGTCGGTCATCGTTCCGACTTATAACCGGCGCGAGTTCGTCCACGAGGCGATGGCCTCGGTATACGCGCAAACGTTTCTGGACTTCGAGCTGCTCGTCGTCGATGACGGTTCGACCGACGGCACAGCAGAGGTCATGCTCGAGTTTCCCGACGCACGTTACCTGTGGCAAGAGAATCTCGGGGTATCGGCGGCGCGCAATGCTGGCGCGGCGGCGAGCCGTGGGCACCTGTTAGCTTTTCTCGATTCGGACGACCTCTGGCAACCGCGCAAGCTAGCAACCCAAGTCGATTTTTTCCATACGCATCCCGAAGCGCAAATTTGTCAGACCGAAGAAATCTGGCTGCGCAACGGAATGCGGATTAACCCTCACCACAAGCATCGGAAACCCAGTGGCGACATTTTTGTCCGCAGCTTAGCGCTGTGTCTGGTCAGTCCCTCGGCGGTCATGCTGCGGCGCGCATTCTTCGAGCAACTCGGTGGGTTCGACGAACATCTACCAGCCTGCGAAGACTACGACTTGTGGCTACGGATCGCCGCGATGGAGCCGGTGCATTTACTCGACGAGCCACTGGTCATCAAGCGCGGCGGGCATGCCGACCAACTCTCGCGTCAATTCTGGGGCATGGATCGGTTTCGCGTGAAAGCGCTATGCAAGCTGCTGGATTCCGGCGTGCTTTCCCCTGAGCAGTACCAGCAAACCGTGGCCACCTTGCAAGCGAAATGCGCGATCCTGGCGCACGGCGCACGGAAACGCGGGCAAGACGGAGGGGAATACGTGCAACTGGCGACGACGTATGCAAGGTGAAAGACAGAGATAGAGACAGAATATGTGGATAGTCGCTGAACAAATCGCCGCGTACGCTCAACTGAAGCGCCTGAGCCCGCAGACGGTCGCGCGCTGGCAAGCGTGGGCGGAGCCGGATCGGGCGGCGCTCTGGGAGCTGGTGCAGGCATTACAGCTAGGCGAGAACCACCTGCGCGATTTTCTCGACTGGTGCGAGGAAATCGCCCTGCGCGATGGGAGCACTGTCGCCGCCTTCCTCGCTCGCCCGGAACTCCGTCGCCCGTTAACAGCACAGCTCGGGCGGAACGATAAACTGAAAGCCGTGAAAGATGCGTTGCGTAAGCTCCGCTATCCTCGCCTTTCCCAGTTGGAGGAAGAGTTACGTTTGGCAGTGAAGGCGCTGGACCTCGGCGGGCGAGTGCAGGTATCATTCCCGCCATCGTTAGAAGGCGAAGATGTTACGGTCACGATTACGGCGCGCAATACGAAAGAGCTGGACGAGCATGTCACTCGGGTGCGGCAACGCCTAGAGGACGGGGCGATACAGCGCTTGTTCGCACTGTTGGATCAGGTGTAACGACACTCTTCCCGAAACCTGCTCTTTCTGAACGCAGCAACCGGATCGGCTCGATCCGAGAAACGAAAGCATGAAACGCTATCAACCTGAAGAAATTTTGATCGAACGCGGCGAGGAAAATACCCCGGTCGTGCGGCGCACACTGGACCATCTGCCAGACACGCCGGTGCGCATTGTCGAGCCTGGGTGGGAACGCGAGGCTCCTCCGCGCGACGGCACCGACTCGTTCGCCGCTGGGAAACGCCGCCTGCTGTTTACTCGTCAGCGTTCGACGTTCCTTGAGCATTGCCCTGCCGGGACTTCCGGCTTGGTATGCTGCAACTATTTGGTGGTAAGTTTGATTTCCAACTGCCCGATGGATTGCAGCTATTGTTTTCTGCAAGAGTATCTCGCGAACAATCCGCTCCTCAAAGTCTTCACCAACGTCGAGGACCTCATGAGCGAAGTCGCCAAAGCGGTGGACCGCCAGCCCTGGCGGCAGTTCCGCATCGGCACCGGCGAACTCTCCGACAGTCTGGCCCTCGATCCGCTTCTGGGATTTTCCGGCGACCTCGTCCCGTTTTTCGCGGCGCGCAAAAATGTGTTGCTCGAATTCAAAACTAAGAGCGATCGCATCGAGGAACTGCTCAAGCATGACCCTAAGGATCGTGTGGTAGTGTCGTGGTCGCTCACGCCACCGGCCATTGCCGATACCGAAGAACACGGCACAGCGTCATTCGCCGAACGGCTCCACGCGGCGCAGCGGGTGCAAGCCGCAGGGTATAAGGTCGGGTTTCATTTCGATCCCTTGATCGAGTATCCGCACTGGGAAGAAGGGTATCGAGACACGATCACGCAGGTCTTCTCGGCAGTCGACCCGCGCCGGGTTGCATGGGTGAGTTTGGGAAGTTTACGCATGACCCCAGCGTTGCGTGCCATCGCGCGCCGTCGTTTTCCTCAGACGCGGTTGCTCTCGGGCGAACAGATACTCTGCGACGATGGCAAGTGGCGCACCTTTCAAGCCTTGCGGGTCAAAATGTACCGCACCATCACCGCTTGGCTCAAAGAAGCGGCCCCACAAGCACCGCAGTACATGTGCATGGAAACCACGCCGGTGTGGGAAAAAGTTTTTGGCCATGCGCCGTCGTGCGATAAGGACGTGGCGCGAATGCTGACCCAGCCGAATCTCGTGGCATCTTGAAGGCAGGATCTCGCCGCCTGCCGCGCCCACTACGCACAACGTGACACCGAAAAAATCGCTACCGTGCTTTTTTCCCAGCGCTTTGCCTCCGATCTCGATCCACAAGTCATTGTCATTTCTGTCATGACGCTGGTAATCATGCTGGGCTCCAGTGTGATCTCGCCGGTGCTGCCACTGTTGGCGCAGGAATTCGGGGTTTCGTATGCCGGTGCCGGGGCGCTGGTCTCGGCATTCGCGGTAGGTCGCATTCCTTTCGATTTCATCGGCGGGGCGATGGTGGATCGTACGAGTCCGCGTCTGGTCGCCAGCGGTGGAGCGGCAGTAGTCACGATTTCCGCCCTGTTGTCCGCCCGGGCAGAGAATTTCCACGCGCTCCTCTGGTTTCGGCTGCTCGGCGGTGTCGGGTCGGCATTGTTCATTATCACGGCCATGGCATTTCTGGCACGCACGGTGGCGCCGCAGCGCATGGGCAGAGCAATGGGGTTTTACCAAAGTATGCTGCTGCTGGGTGTCTCGTTCGGTCCCACAGTCGGTGGCCTCTCGGCCAGCGTGTTCCACAGTTTGCGAGCGCCCTTCTGGGCGATGGCGGCGTTGTCCTTCGCAGTGACCGTCCTGTGTTTGCGGTGGATCGGCGAGTTCCCTGCGGTGACTTCTCTACAGGGGCAAGCCGCAGAAAAGCGACCGACAATAGGGCAAGGCGCTGTGGCACAACTCCTCCGTGATGCTACCTTTCGCTTCGTCTGCGTTCTCACGTTTCTGATTTTCGCCGTTCGGTCGGGGATGATGCAGAACTTGATCCCGTTGTTCGCACGGCAAGAAACCGGCGTGGGGGAAACCGGCATCGGGATTCTGCAATCGTTGTGCTCGATCGCCAATTTCGCGATTCTCTGGCATGCTGGCCGCTTGCTCGATCAAGCTGGGCGCTTGCGCGTGACGCTCCCTATTGTCTGGCTGACGGCTGGTGTGATTCTGCTGTGTCCATGGGCAACAACCCTGACACGGCTGGCCTTGATCAGCAGTGCCTTTGGGATAGTCGTGGGCTATCTTGGCCCGGCACCGGCGGCGATCATCGCTGACATTGCCCCTAGAGGAGCAGTCGGCTCTGTCATGGGCATGTATCGCGTAAGTGGAGACTTCGGGCTACTCCTCGGTCCAGTGTTTGTGGGCTGGGCAGCGGAACGTTTCGGGTTTACTTGGGCGTTTCTGACCGTTGCCGCATGTACGGTGTGTGTGGCGCTGCTCGGACTCGGGGCGCGCGAAACTCTAGGGTCGCGGCAAGACGGCAGTGCGTAAAGAGCATAAATCAGGGAGAAGTCTATCAAGCGAAAGGTCACGGTGCCCCATGGAACAAAAGCTCGCCGAAGCGTTAAGCGCAATCACCACCGGCATCTACGTGTTGACGGTAAGCGAAGGGCTGCTACGACACGGCATGTCCTCGTCGTGGGTTACGCAAGTCTCCGGCGACCCGCCGCTGATTATGGCGGCAGTCGATCGGCACCATTTCAGTCACGGCATTCTCGCACGCCAAGGCGTGTTCGGCTTGAACGTCGTCGGCAGGAACAACAAGGCTCTGGAGGATTATTTCTTCTCCGCCGCCGCTCGTAAGCCGGAGAACCTCGAAACGTTCGCCTATGACTTGGGAGAGACCGGGGTGCCGCTCCTGTGCTTGGCGATGGCGGTGTTGGAGTGTCGCGTCGTGGCGAGCTACCCTGCCGGCGATCACACGCTTTTTGTCGCGTCGGTCGTGCGCGCGGAGGTACGCGAACAAGATCGTCCCATCACTTCGCTCGACCTTCCCTATGTGTACGTGGGGACGGTCGTTCAACGTCATTGACAGAGCAGTGACCGCTCTGGTAGCAGTCTGAACACGCGGACCACCAGGAGGAGCTATGGCCATCGATCAACGCGAGCTGCGCAACGTCATGGGGAATTTCGCCACCGGCGTGACGATTATCACCACCAAGAACGCAGCCGGAAAACCTTTTGGACTGACGGCAAACGCCTTTAGTTCGCTCTCGCTCGATCCCCCGCTCCTGCTCATCTGTGTCGATAAGAAAGTCGATTGCTATGCTTGCTTCGACAAATCCCAGGTCTTTGGCGTGAACTTTCTCAGTGAAGATCAGGATCAGCTTTCCACCCGCTTCGCCACCAAAGGTATCGAGAAATTCGAAGGCGTTTCCTACCAACTCGGAGAGCTTGGCGTGGCGCTCCTCGACGGCGCTGCGGTGCATATCGAATGCAAAGTCGCCAGCGCCTACGAGGGCGGCGATCACACCATTTATGTGGGCGAGGTACAAACCGCTAAGGTGCTCGGCGACCGCCCGCTGCTGTTTTTCCGGGGCAAGTATTTTAAGTTGCCGCAATGACGCCTTTCGAGTGTCAGCTCTTAGCAGTCAGCTCTCAGCTTTCAGCTAGAAAGAAAACGGTGCCCCGCTTGGCCAAGAGCTAAGAGCTAAAAGCCTCTCCGCACCCTACAACACCTGCTTCTTGAGCACTTTCCCTTCAGCATCGATTTCGTAAACGATCGGCACGCCGGTGCCGAGATTCAGCTCCAACACTTGTTCGCGCGTGAGTCGGTCAAGATGCATAACCACCGAACGGAGGCTGTTGCCGTGCGCGGCGACAAGCACGTTGTGTCCGGCTTGAACGGCGGGGAGGATCTTCGCCTCGAAATATGGCAAGGTGCGTGCGGCGGTATCTTTCAAGCTCTCGCCGCCCGGTGGCGCCACATCGTAGCTGCGGCGCCAAATATGCACCTGCTCGTCTCCGAACTTCTTCGCGGTCTCTGCCTTATTCAGTCCTTGCAGATCGCCATAGTGCCGTTCGTTCAGCGCTTGATCCCGCTCCACCGGTAGACCGCTTTGCCCAAGGACCTCAAGCGCAATTTCCATCGTGCGGATGGCGCGCTGAAGCACAGACGTGAACACGAGATCGAACCGTACGCCCGCAGCTTTCAGTTTCTCCCCGGCCTGACGCGCCTCTTGTTCGCCTTTCGGAGAAAGCGGCACATCGACCCAGCCAGTGAAGCGATTTTCCAGGTTCCATTGCGATTCGCCATGACGAAGTAATACTAACTGTCCCATGTCTCCTCCCTCGGTTGTGGATCGGCATACCAAGGCCACGCGACCTCGGCAAGGGTACGGCCTGCTAGTGCTCGTTCAACTCCACGACGAGCAGACCGAACGGGAGCAGGCTTTCGAGCTTCAAAGGCACGTGTCTCGCATCGGGAGAGACCCAAAGAAGGGTCTCCTCTGGAAGGGCGTTTTTTTGCTTGTCGTCGCCGAACTGGACCCCTTCGAGTTGCAGGCGGATAGCGGGCCGCTCTTCGCCGGATACGAGAATGCTCTCGCGTCGCACTACGTGCGCGACGATGCGATAGCGATCTTTTCCGGTAAAGACCTCTAGCCGCTGCGGCGTACCGGGAGTCAGCTCCCGGCTCCGTAATACATACAACGCCGACAATGGATCGTTCACCCCCGCCGCCGGTTCGCTACGCTCGCGCGCTTGGTCTTTTCTCTTGCTCAGGCCAATCAGCATTTTCTTCGCCGGATCGAAGCGCACATCCAACTCTTGGGGTCGGTCTCTTTCCGTGTACGCGAACCGAAACGAAATCGGATTTAAGCCATCGACGGTGAATGCACCGTCCACCGTCCCGCGCACCCGAAAAAGCATATCCACGAGTTCGTTCGTGTGTCCGTGCGCCATCACCCGATAGATGTCTCGCTCCGGTTGACGATCCGTCCACAGCCGTAACGCACCGTCTCCGGCGGGAAGGTCATTGAGCTTGGCAACGTAGGAGAGCGCCTCGCCGGCAGCAAACACCGGCGACACCTGAGCAGGCCGTGTCCGAGCCGGGGCCGGCGGTGCCTCCGGCCACACGCGCTTCTCCGCCGCGAAGCCGGAGGGCAACAGACACACCATCGACACGAGTCCGATACTGACGACAAAGGCTGTACGCATGAGGCTACTATAACAGTTGGGCAAAAAGACTGCCCAGCCGGCAAAAAAAGAGGGCAGGCTTGAGAGCCTACCCTCTTCGGAAGAGGCGAGAGTTAGCAGGGTGTTACTTCGTAGCCGGCGCGGTCGGAGTGGTCGGCGCTGGTGCCGGGGTTCCCACGGTCTTCGCTGCAGACTGGGTCGGAGCGGTGGGAACACTGGCCGACGGCAGCGTGGATTTCGTAGCTTCGCTCACCGTGCTTTTCCCATGTTCGACCGTCTTCTCGCCGGTGGACTTCGCTGCATCCGAAAGGGTCGCCGCAGGTTTATTCTCCACTACCGGTTCGGACTTTTTCTCAGGCGCGTTTGCCGACTCCTTCATCTTCGATCCGGAGTCCGCCTTCACCGAAGGCTGGGTTGACGCCGAGGAAGGCAGCACGTTCTCGGTTCCGCTATGCACGACCGACTTCCCGGTCTCGGTGGCAACGGTTTCTCCGGATTTGTTGTCGACCTTAGCTTCGTCACGAGCGAAACTGAGGTAGGTTATGCCAGACACCATCACGACGGCAGCGGCAAAGAAAGCAATGCGTTTCATCGAACTTTTCCTTTCTTGTCTCGATCAATTTTGTTGACCGAGGGTCAGGGGTTGAGGTTTCGAGCTTCATTCCTTCCGGGAATTCCCTGTTTGTCAGCGCTTTCTGATGGAGCAAAACACAGCGCCACAAAAGAAGTTGCGTTGGGGTTCCCGGAGGCGGTAACATGGCGAGCATTGGAGAATGACGCATGCGACGTATCCGTGACTTGCGCAAATATGAATTGCCGGACACCTTGCTCGACATTTGGACTCAACAACAAGGCGAGTTTCTCTTGCCCGTGCAAGAAGTGGCGGTGCAGCGGTATGGCTTATTCGAGGGGCGAAGTTTGGTCATCTCCTCCCCCACGTCGTCGGGGAAAACTTTCGTCGGGGAAATGGCGGCCATGCGCGCGACCTTCGCCGGCAAGCGGGTCCTCTACCTCACACCGCTGCGGGCACTGGCCGAGGAGAAATTCCAGACCTTCCAAGCACGGTACGGGAACTACGGCGTCAAAGTCGTGGTCTCCTCCCGAGATCGGCGCGAGTTCGATCATGACATCGAACAAGGCGACTTTCACCTTGCCGTGCTCGTCTACGAAAAGCTCTCGCAACTGCTGGTGCGCCAACCGCATCTGCTGCGCAGCGTTGCACTTGTCGTCGTGGATGAGTTGCAGATGCTCGGCGATCCAGAGCGCGGCCCCGGCCTCGAACTCTCGCTCGCCAAGTTGCTCGCCTCGCAGCCGCGTCCGCAGTTGCTCGGACTTTCCGCCGTGCTGCGCGAAGCCCAACCGGTAGCAGAGTGGCTGGAGGCCGATCTGCTCTCGCAGGACGAACGCCCGGTGGAACTCTATCGCGGCGTGCTGTTGGGGGGCCGCTTCCGCTACAAAGCCTACAACAGCGGGGAAGAGGGAGAACAGCGTCTGGCAACGACGGAGTCCGACGACCCGCGCGAAATCTTGTTCATGAACGTGAAACACTTAGTCGAGCAAGACGAGCAAGTGTTGATCTTTCTCAAAGGGAAGCGCGATACCGTGCAGTGCGCGCTGGCACTGGCGGAGGCACTGCAACGGCCACCGGCGCACGAAGCCCTGGCCGCGCTGGAGTCTCTAGAGGAAACCTCTCTCAAAGCTCAATTACGGACGGCGTTCTCCGGCAGTGTGGCGTTTCATCATGCCGACCTCACCTCGGAGGAGCGTGCGGTCGTAGAAACGTTTTTTCGCAACGGCACTCTGCGAGCGATTGCCTGCACCACCACTTTGGCATTCGGTGTGAACTTGCCGGCGACGACGGTTTTCATCGAAGCCGTCAAATGGGATACCGACAAACGCACTGGAGCAGCGATCGAAACGCCGATTTCCTGGGCGGAATACGAGAACATTTCCGGGCGGGCCGGGCGCCTGGGTTTCAAGGACGAGTTCGGTCGCTCGATCCTGATCGCCACTAACCAGTTTCAGGCTGACCTCTTGTGGCGCAGCTATGTGATGGGTGAACAGGAACAGTTCTCGCCCGCGCCTGGACAGGAAGGACTGGCGGACCGGGTCCTGAATCTCATCGCCTCGAAAGTGTGTCTGAGTAAAGAGGAATTGTACGCCTTCTTTCCCTTGACCTACCTCGGCTTTCAGCAACGGGGAAAAATGGCGGGAATCACTGCCGCAATCGACAAAGCGCTGGCCGCCTTGGAACGTGCGCAGCTCATCACTGTGGGGAACGATGACCATCTTGAAGCCTCTACTCTGGGTGAAGCTGCGGCACGCAAAGGCATCCGTGCGGCGACGGCAGTGCGGCTGGCGCGGTTCTTCGAAACGGCGCACGGGCGTGCGATTCCCGAAGTGGAGTTGTTCTACTTCTTGAGTCAAACCGAAGAAGGAAAGAAGACGCACCTCCCGCTGTCGAGCACGGAACATCGCGGGCGTATATACGAAAGCAAAATCGGTGAATATCTGCACGAGCGCGGCGAAGAGCCGGGTGAAGATTTGAAGCGCCTGCTCAACGCGCGCATGCTCCCCACTTCTCAAGAAACACGCTCGGCGAAGATGGCGCTTTTGCTCATGGGCTGGGCGCAAGGAGAAGAGCTGTCGCAGCTCGAAAGTCGCTATCAATGCTACGCCGGCGCGATCCTCACGACCTCGGACGAGGTGAGTTGGTTGGTGGACGCAGCGGCGGAAGTCGCGCAGGTCATGGGCTGGAACCCTGCCGAGCGTCTCGCCGAATTGGCGGAGTGCACGCGCTTCGGCGTGTCCGCCGCATGTCTGCCTCTGGCGCGCGCACAGATCCCCGGGCTTGGGCGCGAGGACATCCGTACGTTGGTGGAAGCCGGGCTCGACTCGCCTGCAGCACTGCGGGAAGCCGCGACCGACGTTTTGGCGCGCTACCTGTCCTTCAAACAAATCGAAACCCTGCGCGCGGCATTGCAGTAACCACCGCCAAGCGCTTTTTTTCGTAAGGCTAACGACTCGTATGACAGACTATTTTCCGCAGACACTGCTTGCGCAAGCGCGCACCATTCTCGAAGCCGAGATGCCATCCTTACCGACGCCGCTCTTCGCCGCGCTCGCTCAGGCGCAGGTTATAAGCGAAGAAAACGGCCACAGCCTCCGCCTCGGCGACCACCTCGTCGCGTTTCGCTCCCACCACGGCGTATTGACTTTCTTTTCGCCGCCGACACTCGCGGCGGGACGACGGCAACGTTGCGCGGCGTTCGATCGCAACGGTCGCCCGCTCTTATTCCTGTACTGGAATCCGGACGGCAAATTCACCCACGGCAAAGTGCGTGGTCTCGACGGTCGCTTCCTGGGGATCGTGCGCGGCACAGGAACGCATTTGGGCTGGGGGGATTCCGACAGTGTGTGGCTGCTGGACGGAGAAGAAGGCTTTGTCCTCGAGCGGACGCTCACGCTGTTTCGCTCCGTTCCTTACGAAGACCTCGACTTTTTACCGCCGCTGGATAACCCTGTGGCGCTGCCGGCTGGCGGCGGCTCCAGCGTCCTCAATGTGCTGGCGCTCCTCGCGCTGGACCAGGGGAAATCGCTCTTACGCTATCGTGGCCCCTATCCGAGCGATCGACTTTTTGTCGCCTTGCGCGAGTCCTTCCGCTATAGCGGCGAACCTGGAGTCATGCGCGAGCGTTTCACCCAGGGTGCCGAGGAAGCCGCCGTCCAACTGGAGATGAAAGAAGCCGAGGTGGATTGGGAACCCCGTCCGCACGACCGCTTCTTCCCGGCGGCGCACACCTGCGTCCAACTGCGAGACGGCGTGGAGAAAGTCTACGACCGGGGCACGATGTATTATCGTCCAGACCTGACAGCGGACGCGGCGACCGTGTGGCTCCGGCGCACAGAGGAGGGACGGACGCTGTACATTGCCGGGCTGACGATGCTTGGCCAAGCGCTGGAAGCGCACTTGGTACTCGATGAGGCTGGCAACATCGTCGAGCGTCCGCCGGTACGACGAGACTGGGATGTACGTGGAGGCATGCAGCTCTCCGAAGACTGGAAAGCCACACTCGTCCGTTTGATCGCGTCCGAAAGTTCACCGTTGCTGCACTCCGCCCTCTGGCCGCAGATGGCAGAGCTGACCTTCTTATGGACGCCACTGCGCGGCAAGTTGTGGTCGATCGACGGGAACGAAGTCTGGTTGCATGCCGGCATCGCGTTCGTCTTTCGTGATGCGCTCTCCCGTACCAAGAGCGCTGGAGAACGGCTCTTGCTCGCCGCCCGCTTCGCCTCCGAACTCGCGCGCTTGATCGGCCCACTGGTACGCATGCGTGCGCAGGAACATTTATCCGGGCTGTCCCCACAAGACCAAGAAATCGCCCTGCTCTTCGCCTCTACCGGCGCTCAGGGGCTATCCGATAACGAGTTGCGCAAGTTCCTTACTCGCCTCGCGCTGGGAGAAGAGCTGCCAGTGGTGACGTAGGGGGACCTCCGCCAAATGAAGGGACAACAACTATGACCACTCTAGAATGGATTAATTTGGCAATCGGAGCAGGTCTCTTTGCCCTACTCGTCGTCATGGCCTGGGGAGTCACACGACACGCTGGAAAATAGAGAGGTGAAAATTTCGCTCATCCTTTTGCCACCCGCACCGTCTGACAATGCGCCTCAACGATGCGTTGCATGTCAGGCGCATACCCGCCGCCAAGTGTGATGACCAGCGGCAATCCAGATCGACGCGCGAATTCGCACACGATCCGGTCGCGTTCGCCCACACCCGCCATCGTTAGAGCAAGCTTGCCGAAGCGGTCACCGGCCAGAACATCGACGCC
Coding sequences within it:
- a CDS encoding MFS transporter, with protein sequence MLFSQRFASDLDPQVIVISVMTLVIMLGSSVISPVLPLLAQEFGVSYAGAGALVSAFAVGRIPFDFIGGAMVDRTSPRLVASGGAAVVTISALLSARAENFHALLWFRLLGGVGSALFIITAMAFLARTVAPQRMGRAMGFYQSMLLLGVSFGPTVGGLSASVFHSLRAPFWAMAALSFAVTVLCLRWIGEFPAVTSLQGQAAEKRPTIGQGAVAQLLRDATFRFVCVLTFLIFAVRSGMMQNLIPLFARQETGVGETGIGILQSLCSIANFAILWHAGRLLDQAGRLRVTLPIVWLTAGVILLCPWATTLTRLALISSAFGIVVGYLGPAPAAIIADIAPRGAVGSVMGMYRVSGDFGLLLGPVFVGWAAERFGFTWAFLTVAACTVCVALLGLGARETLGSRQDGSA
- a CDS encoding radical SAM protein produces the protein MKRYQPEEILIERGEENTPVVRRTLDHLPDTPVRIVEPGWEREAPPRDGTDSFAAGKRRLLFTRQRSTFLEHCPAGTSGLVCCNYLVVSLISNCPMDCSYCFLQEYLANNPLLKVFTNVEDLMSEVAKAVDRQPWRQFRIGTGELSDSLALDPLLGFSGDLVPFFAARKNVLLEFKTKSDRIEELLKHDPKDRVVVSWSLTPPAIADTEEHGTASFAERLHAAQRVQAAGYKVGFHFDPLIEYPHWEEGYRDTITQVFSAVDPRRVAWVSLGSLRMTPALRAIARRRFPQTRLLSGEQILCDDGKWRTFQALRVKMYRTITAWLKEAAPQAPQYMCMETTPVWEKVFGHAPSCDKDVARMLTQPNLVAS
- a CDS encoding CoA transferase gives rise to the protein MPKPLEGIRVLDWTIWQQGPVSTMMLGDLGAEVIKIEDRVSGDPGRGIMSIGGAATGTAGNRNYYFETNNRHKKSITLDLKRTEGKEIVYKLAEKSDVFVQNFRKGVAGRLGLDYQALSRYNPKLIYASATGYGPDGPDSGEPSFDYMGLARSGIMNAVGEPDMDPLSITGGIADQMGAIMLAYGVMTALLARERYGIGQEVDGSHLGSMMALQGLNLASRLTLGKEFRRAYRTKVPNPLWNHYKCGDGKWICLAMIQADRYWPDFCKTLNIQHLEKDPKFATMTIRGKNSAEIIAVIDQVFASKPREEWMQLLKQGGDFIYTIVNTVNDLPDDPQMLANDYVVEYDHPSWGPSKVVGVPVRLSKTPGDPRGVAPEFGEHTEQVLIDLLGYSWEDIGRLKEQEVI
- a CDS encoding flavin reductase family protein, which produces MDQRELRNVMGNFATGVTIITTKNAAGKPFGLTANAFSSLSLDPPLLLICVDKKVDCYACFDKSQVFGVNFLSEDQDQLSTRFATKGIEKFEGVSYQLGELGVALLDGAAVHIECKVASAYEGGDHTIYVGEVQTAKVLGDRPLLFFRGKYFKLPQ
- a CDS encoding flavin reductase — its product is MEQKLAEALSAITTGIYVLTVSEGLLRHGMSSSWVTQVSGDPPLIMAAVDRHHFSHGILARQGVFGLNVVGRNNKALEDYFFSAAARKPENLETFAYDLGETGVPLLCLAMAVLECRVVASYPAGDHTLFVASVVRAEVREQDRPITSLDLPYVYVGTVVQRH
- a CDS encoding YihA family ribosome biogenesis GTP-binding protein — encoded protein: MKISSVDFVGAAAKIGAYPQLSHPEIAFAGRSNVGKSSLINSLLNRKIARTSSTPGRTQQLNFFEINKKLTFVDLPGFGYAKVSKQDRQQWRHLIEDYLITSKNLRGVVIIVDIRRGPEEEEAALCNFLMHYRRAFLIVATKCDKLKRGQIEQQRKMISMRLGSIPPFLFSAETGAGKEELWQALLDLTALDSQAPFPERPDA
- a CDS encoding 2,3-bisphosphoglycerate-dependent phosphoglycerate mutase, with product MGQLVLLRHGESQWNLENRFTGWVDVPLSPKGEQEARQAGEKLKAAGVRFDLVFTSVLQRAIRTMEIALEVLGQSGLPVERDQALNERHYGDLQGLNKAETAKKFGDEQVHIWRRSYDVAPPGGESLKDTAARTLPYFEAKILPAVQAGHNVLVAAHGNSLRSVVMHLDRLTREQVLELNLGTGVPIVYEIDAEGKVLKKQVL
- a CDS encoding glycosyltransferase family 2 protein is translated as MPEVSVIVPTYNRREFVHEAMASVYAQTFLDFELLVVDDGSTDGTAEVMLEFPDARYLWQENLGVSAARNAGAAASRGHLLAFLDSDDLWQPRKLATQVDFFHTHPEAQICQTEEIWLRNGMRINPHHKHRKPSGDIFVRSLALCLVSPSAVMLRRAFFEQLGGFDEHLPACEDYDLWLRIAAMEPVHLLDEPLVIKRGGHADQLSRQFWGMDRFRVKALCKLLDSGVLSPEQYQQTVATLQAKCAILAHGARKRGQDGGEYVQLATTYAR